Below is a window of Arthrobacter sp. SLBN-112 DNA.
CCTTCTTCAGGCCGACGCCGTACTTTTCAGTGGTGAACGGCTGGCCGACAACCTTCAGGCTGTCCGGTTCCTGGGCAGCGTAGCCGAGCAGGATGGCCTGGTCGGTGGTTACCGCGTCAACCTGGCCGCTCTTGAGTGCCTCGACGCACTGCGAGTAGGTGTCAAACTCAGTGGTCTTGGTGTCCGGGAAGTTTGCCTTGATGTTCTGGATCGGAGTGGAACCCGTGGCCGAGCAGACATTCTTGCCCGAGAGGTCCTTCTCGCTGTTGATGCTGGAGTTGTCCTTCTTCACCAACAGGCCCTGCCCGGTGACGAAGTAGGGACCAGCGAAGTCGATCAGCTGCTTGCGCTTGTCCGTGATGGAGTAGGTGCCGACGTAGTAGTCGATGTCGCCGTTGGTGATGGCGGACTCGCGGTTGGCAGACGGGATCGGCTTGAATTCGATCTTGTCCTTGCTGACGCCCAGGGATGCAGCGATCCACTTGGCGATTTCGATGTCGAAGCCGGTGTACTCACCGGTCGCTGCGTCCTTGAAGCCGAGGCCGGGCTGGTCCTGCTTGACGCCGATGCGGACCTTGCCGCTGGACTTGATGGCGTCATAGGTGGGGCTGCCCGTCAGGGTGACGTTGTCAGCAACCTTGTACGGAGCCTCGTCCGAGCCGGAGGGAGCCGTGCCGCCGCCTCCGGAACCACCACAGGCGCTGAGGGAAAGAGCCAGCGCCGCGGTTGCCGCTACAAACAGTGGCTTCTTCCGGGTAAAGAAGTTCTTCATCAGATACCTTTCATTGGTCGGCCGCCCGCAGCGGCCGGAGGGGTGCGGTGTGTGTGCTTAGTGGGTGAGGAGCTTGGACAGGAAGTCCTTGGCGCGGTCGCTCTTCGGGTTGGTGAAGAACTCCTCCGGCGACTCGTCTTCGACGATCTGGCCGTCGGCCATGAAAACCACTCGGTCTGCAGCCTTGCGGGCAAAGCCCATCTCGTGGGTGACCACGATCATGGTCATGCCTTCTTTGGCCAGCTGCACCATGACGTCCAGGACCTCGTTGATCATTTCGGGGTCGAGCGCGGAGGTCGGCTCGTCGAAAAGCATGACCTTTGGCTTCATTGCCAAGGCGCGGGCAATAGCAACGCGCTGCTGCTGGCCGCCGGAGAGCTGGGCCGGAAGCTTGGGTGCCTGCTGGCCGACGCCGACGCGCTCCAGCAAGGCCATGGC
It encodes the following:
- a CDS encoding glutamate ABC transporter substrate-binding protein → MKNFFTRKKPLFVAATAALALSLSACGGSGGGGTAPSGSDEAPYKVADNVTLTGSPTYDAIKSSGKVRIGVKQDQPGLGFKDAATGEYTGFDIEIAKWIAASLGVSKDKIEFKPIPSANRESAITNGDIDYYVGTYSITDKRKQLIDFAGPYFVTGQGLLVKKDNSSINSEKDLSGKNVCSATGSTPIQNIKANFPDTKTTEFDTYSQCVEALKSGQVDAVTTDQAILLGYAAQEPDSLKVVGQPFTTEKYGVGLKKGDTALRQFMNKTFTDGNSVWQKIYDQTLGQSGTKVEQPKVENY
- a CDS encoding amino acid ABC transporter ATP-binding protein, which encodes MTTHVPGDALVSLNAVNKHYGQLHVLKDINLQVRKGEVVVVIGPSGSGKSTLCRAINRLETIEGGTISIDGKVLPEEGKELAKLRADVGMVFQSFNLFAHKTILENVTLGPIKVKGASKAAAEKEAMALLERVGVGQQAPKLPAQLSGGQQQRVAIARALAMKPKVMLFDEPTSALDPEMINEVLDVMVQLAKEGMTMIVVTHEMGFARKAADRVVFMADGQIVEDESPEEFFTNPKSDRAKDFLSKLLTH